CAGATTCGCATTGGCTTCATCAGCATTTTTCTCATCTGATAGAAACTCCCTAGTCATCGGAATCGCGGTATCATAGTCCCCCGCTTCGATGAGTTCAAAGATGTTCTTGTACTTCAGTTTTTGAGCCTGCACTTGCGTGCTCGCCATCCCGCATAGGGCAATCAATAGGAACTTGATATAATTTGACATACTTGAGCTAGGTTTTCTATTTATACACTAAATCTACCTGTATGGTAGATTTAGTCTCTTTCTTAAAACTTGAAATTATGGATTTTCGAAGGAAAAACCATAGAATACCCAATGAACGAGCTACTATCCATTAAATTTCCCTTTGAGCATAGCTAATTTGGCCTGTAAATCACCTTCCGGCTCTACTGCCTTGGATTGCTTGCGCTCGTTGCGCTTGGCTGGAGCCTTGCCAAACGGGTCTGACTTCAACGAAAGTGAGATCCTCTTCTGTGCGGCATTGATCTCCGTCACGGTCACCATTACTTGTTGTTGTAGCTTGATTACTTTGGAAGGATCGCTGACAAAATTGTCCGACAAATGACTCACGTGTACCAACCCATCTTGGTGTACTCCCACATCTACGAATGCACCAAATTTGGTAATATTGGTCACAATACCAGGCAGTTTCATCCCAATTTTTAAATCACTGATTTCATTGACCCCTTCTTGGAAGGCGAACACTTCATACTCCTCTCGAGGGTCACGCCCTGGCTTGTCGAGTTCTTTCATGATATCCTCCAGTGTAGGCAACCCCACTTCTTCGGTCACATAATTTTTGGGGTTGATTTTGGCTCTGAGTCCAGCGTCTGAGACGAGGCTCTCTACAGAACTATTGAGATCAGCAGCCATACGCTCCACGAGCGGGTAGCGCTCTGGGTGCACAGCACTGCGATCGAGTACATTGACGCCATTGCGAATACGCAAAAAACCAGCAGCCTGCTCAAAAGCCTTGTCTCCCATTCTAGCCACCTTCTTCAGTTCGTTTCGACTCTGAAACGGTCCATTGGCTTCACGATGTTTGATTATATTTTCTGCCAACTGCGGTCCCAGCCCCGAAACATAAGTCAACAGCTGCTTGCTTGCAGTGTTGATTTCGACACCCACACCATTGACACAACTCCCGACCACATCGTCGAGCGATCCCTTGAGTGCAGATTGATCCACGTCATGCTGGTATTGCCCCACACCGATGGATTTTGCATCAATCTTGACGAGCTCAGCCAGTGGATCCATCATACGCCGACCGATGGATACTGCACCCCGTACAGTGACATCCTGATCTGGAAATTCATCTCTTGCCACTTCAGAAGCAGAATATATCGACGCACCGCTTTCGTTGACCATCGCGATGATGATGTTTGGGCTCAAACCAAGCCCTCTGACGAAACTCTCTGTTTCGCGACTTGCCGTGCCGTTTCCAATCGCAATCGCTTCGATGTTATGTTCTTCCACCATCATTTTGATCACTGCACTGGATTCCCTCACTCGGTTTTGCGGTTGATTGGGATAGATCGCTTCAAACTGCAACAGCTTACCTTGTCTATCTAAGCACACCACCTTGCACCCCGTACGAAAACCTGGATCCAGTGCCAATACATTTTTTTGACCCAAAGCAGGAGCTAAGAGAAGCTGACGCAGGTTGTCAGAAAATACAGCTATCGCTTCTTCATCTGCCTTCTTCTTGGATTCGACACGAGACTCGGTCTCCATCGATGGCTTCAAAAGACGCTTGTAGGCATCCTTGATCGCTATACCCACTTGCTCCGAACAGGCATTTTGCCCCGTCAGTACTTTGTCTTCGATGGCCTTCATCGCCAAGCCCTCTTCAGGACAGATGTCCAAAGACAATATCATCTCCTTCTCTCCACGTCTCATAGCAAGCAATCGGTGCGAAGGGATCTTCTTCAACGGTTCGTCCCACTCAAAGTAATCCTTGTATTTCTGCCCTTCCGTTTCTTTGCCCTTCATGACAGTGGATTTGACGATACCTTGCTCCAAAAACAGCTTACGCAACGAAGCTCTCACTTCACTGTTTTCGTTGGTCCACTCAGCGATGATATCACGAGCACCTTGTAGAGCCGCCTCTATGTCTTTGACGTCTTTCTCTTCGTCAATATACTGTGCTGCGATTGCTTCTGGGTCTTCCATCCCTTGCTTGAAGAGCACCTGCGCCAGTGGTTCCAATCCCTTGTCTCTTGCGATGGTCGCCTTGGTTTTTCGCTTGGGCTTATAGGGCAGATAGATGTCTTCCAACACTGCCAAAGTATCTGCTCCCTCTATTTTTTTCTTCAATTCGGGGGTCAACTTCCCTTGTTCATCGATTGACTTTAGGATAGCTTCACGACGTTTGTCCAAATCACGGAGCTTCTGTATCCGCTCTTTGACCGCACCAACCTGCACTTCGTCCATACTGCCAGTCATTTCCTTTCGATATCGAGAGATAAAAGGCACCGTAGCTCCTTCGTCGAGCAAAGCAACCACAGCTGCTATTTTGGAAGGTGTTAGGTTTAATTCCGAAGCGATTATCGCGGTATGTTGTTGACTCATGTATCTAGATTAATATTTTCTTCAATTTTTTATTTTGGGGGAGCCAAAAGTAAGTCCTTCGAGGAATTATTTTGCGTTTGAAATTGTATTAATTCTGAACTATTTATCCACAGGGGCTAAAGACTACAATGCCATGAAAATCAAAAAGGAAATAAAGGAATGGGTGCTCATTGTGGCACTGTTTGGAGGACTGTATGTCAGTGGGTACTACAAGGATGTCGCAAGTTTTCTGCAACGCATCATCATCGAGACAAGGCTACTCCAACCTTCGACCAATGCCTCAGGGTTCGAGCAAGCAGACTACAACATGCACCTGCTCGACGAAACAGGTCAAAGCGTAGATTTCAATACGTTTCGTCAGAAAACAGTCTTTCTCAATTTTTGGGCCACCTGGTGTCCTCCATGCATGGCCGAGATGCCGGACATCCAAGCCCTATACAATGAAGTACACTCCAAGGACGTACATTTTGTGATGATTAGTCTCGATGAGGATTTTGCAAAAGCCATTGCGCTAAAAGAAAAAAAAGGCTACACCTTCCCTATCTATCAACTGCAATCCCATAGACCTCAGGTACTCCAAAGCCAGTCCATACCTACGACATACGTACTCTCTCCTCAGGGACGAATCATCGCTCGACGAGAAGGGATGGCCAAGTACAACACGGCATCTTTCAGAAATCTATTGATCAAGGCAGCCCAAACTGGCAAGAATCTCTGATTCCTCTTATATTGAGGCCATGATCGATACGTTGATACCTGCACTATCTGCACTTATAGGCACAGCCATGGGTGGAATGATGACTTACCTCATCCAAAAAAAGCAGTTTGAGCACGAACTCAAAAAACTGCGTATGGAAAACAAAACGGAATTTATGGCCGAAGAAACCGTCAAACATTTCCTCAACCACAAGACCTATACAGATCGATCATTTGAGGTCATCCAAAAGCACCTAGGTGGATTTGAAGAAGATGAACTTCGCAAAATACTGGTCAGAGCTGGAGCGATTCGTGAATTTAGAAAGGATGGATCCGAATGGTGGAGATTGCTCTCGCGTATGGATGAATTCATCCAAAACAAACAACAAAAACCTTAAAATTAGTTTCGACGAATTTGGATGGTTTTCTGTTCGTGTGCAGTCTGTACTTTGAGAAAATAAATACCCGTCTGCGCTCGCTTCAACTCAGCAGAGACTATCATCTCTACTTCCATATTGCTATGGGAGTTTCCAGAGAGTATGGTTTTGCCTCGTACATCTAGCAGCTGATAGTGCTGGATTAGATCCCCTGCGATTCGTATGCTACCATTGGTGGGATTAGGATAGACGACCACTTCATTGGCTACTCCTCGATGGACAGTCAACACTTCGCTATATGCCACACCTTCTTCGGAGATCAACTTGAGACGATAATCACAATCCGTATCCAATTCATCGACTTTGAAGCTATAGGGATTCCAAGAGTGGTTTGCACCCAATGTAGTCAAAGCCACAAACTCATGATCCAGTTCAGACTTGATTTCTACTACGAATTGATGAATGCTCGAATTGGCTACCACATCCCAAGTCAAATGCATCTGTTGATTCTTGACCTCTTTTTGAAAGTGAAGAAGCTCACTACTCAACGGGTGTACTTGTGCATAGGACAGGTGATTCACCACCATCGCTGCACAAAGCACTAAAAGCCAATGACCTATGTATTTCATTATCATCCTCTGGTATACTCTATTTTATATAGGTAGGTTGTATCAACTAGGTCGATGACAAAGATATTTGATCCCCTTGAGCAGGAGCATAGTACTATTGCGTAATCTTTCAAATAAGAAAATTCGTTACGACATAGTACCTTTCACTCATATCCGATATGGATCTAATACTTGACCAAATCCAATGTCGTCGAGCCTAGATGAGTAGTCAAACTTCCAAAGCAAGCTCCTATATTATAATTCCGTGTATATGGCTACACATCCGTATGCGCATCACTTTCATTAGCTATATAAACCATCGGCGGTGGGATATATTGTCATCACACGAAGAGAACTAAACAGAAAGGAATGCGAAACAAGTTTTTCATTCTATCGGTTGTAAACCAGTTAGCTTCATATGAGGTCATACATTGAGTTGTCACAAATATATTTTACCCTTTTCCTATATGGAAATAGGGCTTTCTTGTAAAAGAAAAATAAGAAAAAACAGCAATATACCAATCGGTATATTTTGAATATTAACTACTATTGTGGCATGGTCACTACCAAAGCCGCTAAAACAGCGGAGTACATCATCGAAACCGTAGCTCCATATTTCAACAAGCACGGATATACGGGCACGAGCCTGTCCGATATCACCAAAGCCACAGGACTAACCAAAGGAGCAATCTACGGCAACTTTGCTAGCAAAGAAGATTTGGCCGTACAAGCCTTCAATTTCACGGTCAAATCCCGCCTTTGGCCTGTAATAGAGGCTATCAATCAAGAAAACACTGGCTTGAACAAGCTACACGCACTGACGAGTTTCTATCGCAACTACTACGACCATGTCTCAGAATATGGCGGGTGCCCGGTCCTCAATGTCGGTGTGGATTCGATGAACCATAACAGTGTGCTCTACCAACGTGTCGTGTCGGTCATAGGCAAAATGACTCAAGGAATCGCAGATGTCATTCTCCAGGCGCAAAATGAAGGCAGTATCAAAGCCTCCATCGACGCGACTACCTATGCCAACCGTATCTATGCCCAAATCCAAGGCAGCATATTTCTGTCCATCATCACCCAATCCAATCAAAACATGGTAGACATGATGAATCATATCGATCAAATGATCGCCATAGAAATGAAAGTATAAAAAAATTTAAACAGCATTATACCGATCGGTATATTTTAACATTGCCATGAAAAAATTCATCAAACCCTACTTCCAAGTCTTGTCCACCCTCTCCCCCTCTCTTGCGGGAAAACAAGCTTTTCGGTTGTTTCAA
The DNA window shown above is from Reichenbachiella sp. 5M10 and carries:
- a CDS encoding TetR/AcrR family transcriptional regulator, with translation MNINYYCGMVTTKAAKTAEYIIETVAPYFNKHGYTGTSLSDITKATGLTKGAIYGNFASKEDLAVQAFNFTVKSRLWPVIEAINQENTGLNKLHALTSFYRNYYDHVSEYGGCPVLNVGVDSMNHNSVLYQRVVSVIGKMTQGIADVILQAQNEGSIKASIDATTYANRIYAQIQGSIFLSIITQSNQNMVDMMNHIDQMIAIEMKV
- a CDS encoding TlpA disulfide reductase family protein gives rise to the protein MKIKKEIKEWVLIVALFGGLYVSGYYKDVASFLQRIIIETRLLQPSTNASGFEQADYNMHLLDETGQSVDFNTFRQKTVFLNFWATWCPPCMAEMPDIQALYNEVHSKDVHFVMISLDEDFAKAIALKEKKGYTFPIYQLQSHRPQVLQSQSIPTTYVLSPQGRIIARREGMAKYNTASFRNLLIKAAQTGKNL
- a CDS encoding T9SS type A sorting domain-containing protein, which encodes MKYIGHWLLVLCAAMVVNHLSYAQVHPLSSELLHFQKEVKNQQMHLTWDVVANSSIHQFVVEIKSELDHEFVALTTLGANHSWNPYSFKVDELDTDCDYRLKLISEEGVAYSEVLTVHRGVANEVVVYPNPTNGSIRIAGDLIQHYQLLDVRGKTILSGNSHSNMEVEMIVSAELKRAQTGIYFLKVQTAHEQKTIQIRRN
- a CDS encoding Tex family protein, coding for MSQQHTAIIASELNLTPSKIAAVVALLDEGATVPFISRYRKEMTGSMDEVQVGAVKERIQKLRDLDKRREAILKSIDEQGKLTPELKKKIEGADTLAVLEDIYLPYKPKRKTKATIARDKGLEPLAQVLFKQGMEDPEAIAAQYIDEEKDVKDIEAALQGARDIIAEWTNENSEVRASLRKLFLEQGIVKSTVMKGKETEGQKYKDYFEWDEPLKKIPSHRLLAMRRGEKEMILSLDICPEEGLAMKAIEDKVLTGQNACSEQVGIAIKDAYKRLLKPSMETESRVESKKKADEEAIAVFSDNLRQLLLAPALGQKNVLALDPGFRTGCKVVCLDRQGKLLQFEAIYPNQPQNRVRESSAVIKMMVEEHNIEAIAIGNGTASRETESFVRGLGLSPNIIIAMVNESGASIYSASEVARDEFPDQDVTVRGAVSIGRRMMDPLAELVKIDAKSIGVGQYQHDVDQSALKGSLDDVVGSCVNGVGVEINTASKQLLTYVSGLGPQLAENIIKHREANGPFQSRNELKKVARMGDKAFEQAAGFLRIRNGVNVLDRSAVHPERYPLVERMAADLNSSVESLVSDAGLRAKINPKNYVTEEVGLPTLEDIMKELDKPGRDPREEYEVFAFQEGVNEISDLKIGMKLPGIVTNITKFGAFVDVGVHQDGLVHVSHLSDNFVSDPSKVIKLQQQVMVTVTEINAAQKRISLSLKSDPFGKAPAKRNERKQSKAVEPEGDLQAKLAMLKGKFNG